In the Bordetella genomosp. 10 genome, one interval contains:
- a CDS encoding CaiB/BaiF CoA transferase family protein, translating to MDKTHSNAGPLNGLRILDLSTVVMGPYASHLLADMGADVVKLEAPSGDQVRYYRPQRGTDLSGLFLSLHRNKRSVVLDLKSPEGREAFHRLAGRFDVVLHNFRPHVAERLGATYAHLGASNPRIIVCKIYGFGEGGSYADRPAYDDVIQAASGLAALHRRVRGVPQYVPSMICDKIVGQAAALAILAAHFKLATHGAGSEVEVPMFETMVAFNLAENLAMAAFEPPLGEIGWARNVSPMRKPFKTADGFVCLLPYSDKNWRDFLAYAGYAQVLDDPRFRTLADRAQNIDALYAYVEDAAARKTTTEWISFCDANGIPCSPVNDMESLWNHEHLQAVEMFQHVQHPTEGDYRLWRSPFVFDKEDWSLRRHAPHLGEHTAEVLREAGFSAEEIRVLGKAGKELGGNTQGAQA from the coding sequence ATGGACAAGACACACAGCAACGCGGGCCCGTTGAACGGTCTGCGTATTCTCGACCTGAGCACCGTCGTGATGGGGCCTTACGCCTCTCATCTGCTTGCCGATATGGGCGCGGACGTGGTGAAGCTGGAGGCGCCGTCCGGCGACCAGGTGAGGTACTACCGTCCCCAACGCGGGACCGACTTGAGCGGTCTGTTCCTGTCGCTGCATCGCAACAAGCGCAGCGTCGTTCTGGACCTGAAATCACCCGAAGGCCGGGAGGCCTTCCATAGGCTGGCCGGCAGGTTCGACGTGGTGCTGCATAATTTCCGGCCACATGTGGCCGAGCGGCTAGGCGCGACGTATGCGCACCTGGGCGCATCCAATCCTCGCATCATCGTATGCAAGATATACGGCTTCGGAGAAGGGGGATCCTACGCCGACAGGCCTGCCTACGACGATGTCATCCAGGCCGCTTCCGGATTGGCGGCATTGCACCGGCGAGTCCGCGGCGTGCCGCAATACGTGCCGTCGATGATATGCGACAAGATCGTCGGCCAGGCCGCCGCGCTGGCGATCCTCGCCGCCCACTTCAAGCTTGCCACGCACGGCGCCGGCAGCGAAGTCGAGGTGCCCATGTTCGAGACCATGGTGGCCTTCAACCTAGCGGAGAACCTGGCCATGGCGGCATTCGAACCGCCGCTGGGAGAGATTGGGTGGGCACGCAACGTCAGCCCCATGCGCAAGCCCTTCAAGACGGCGGATGGATTCGTCTGCCTGCTTCCTTACTCCGATAAGAACTGGCGCGACTTCCTGGCCTATGCCGGTTATGCCCAGGTCCTGGACGACCCTCGATTCCGGACGTTGGCGGACAGGGCGCAGAACATCGACGCGCTGTATGCGTATGTGGAGGATGCCGCGGCGCGCAAGACGACGACGGAATGGATTTCGTTTTGCGATGCGAACGGCATTCCGTGCAGTCCCGTCAATGACATGGAATCGCTCTGGAATCACGAACATCTTCAGGCCGTCGAAATGTTCCAGCACGTCCAACACCCGACCGAGGGAGACTATCGGCTCTGGCGCAGCCCCTTCGTCTTCGACAAGGAAGACTGGTCGCTGCGCCGGCATGCTCCGCATCTTGGCGAACATACGGCCGAGGTCCTGAGAGAAGCGGGATTTTCTGCGGAGGAAATTCGCGTGCTCGGCAAGGCGGGTAAGGAACTCGGTGGGAACACCCAAGGAGCGCAAGCATGA
- a CDS encoding enoyl-CoA hydratase/isomerase family protein has protein sequence MNAAPSPMCDVLYCVREHVAWITINRPERANALARATITHLIDAFLAADRDPDVRVVALTGAGERHFCAGMDLRDVVEGGNEAYPHPMKDANRNVHEVLLEIGKPTVAVINGTAVGGGCELALACDLRVAVTDVKLGQPEAKVGMGANFAATLLPMLLPRSIALELLYTGRMMQAEEAARYGLLNRVIPRKSFDSVVRALLGEITMNAPLSLRKIKETSLRSWGMPPFSGLRLNVGPDCYSSEDRAEGARAFLEKRKPAFRGR, from the coding sequence ATGAATGCCGCACCCTCGCCCATGTGCGACGTCCTCTATTGCGTCCGGGAGCATGTAGCCTGGATCACGATCAACAGACCCGAGAGGGCGAATGCCCTGGCGCGCGCCACCATCACGCACTTGATAGATGCCTTTCTCGCGGCGGACCGCGATCCGGACGTCCGTGTGGTGGCGCTCACGGGCGCCGGCGAGCGGCACTTTTGCGCGGGAATGGACCTGCGCGACGTGGTGGAAGGAGGAAACGAGGCGTACCCGCATCCGATGAAGGATGCCAATCGGAACGTGCATGAAGTGCTGCTCGAGATAGGCAAGCCGACCGTCGCGGTCATCAATGGCACGGCCGTGGGCGGGGGATGCGAGTTGGCCCTGGCTTGCGATCTCCGCGTGGCGGTCACGGATGTCAAATTGGGCCAGCCAGAAGCAAAAGTGGGCATGGGCGCCAATTTTGCGGCGACCCTGCTTCCAATGCTTCTGCCCAGGAGTATCGCGCTCGAACTGCTCTACACTGGCCGAATGATGCAAGCCGAGGAAGCCGCCCGCTACGGCCTGCTCAATCGTGTAATACCGCGAAAGTCATTCGACAGCGTAGTACGTGCATTATTGGGAGAGATAACCATGAATGCGCCGCTGTCCTTGCGAAAGATCAAGGAAACATCCCTGCGGTCCTGGGGCATGCCGCCTTTCTCCGGGCTGCGGTTGAACGTCGGCCCGGATTGCTATTCCAGCGAAGACAGGGCGGAAGGCGCCCGCGCTTTCCTCGAAAAGAGGAAACCGGCGTTCCGGGGACGCTAA